The following DNA comes from Cucumis sativus cultivar 9930 chromosome 7, Cucumber_9930_V3, whole genome shotgun sequence.
AGTTATTTGAACCCAAACCTTCCATTTTCCTGCATGACGATTAAGCTAATTAATTAGAAGTAAACCcaagattcaaaattttcattttgcattaACATTACTAcagttttttagtttatttttaattaactcGATGGTAACCCACCTGTAACTATTCTCTATATAACTGAAATAATAAGTGTAGTGATAAAAGTGTCCTTCGGCCCCCCTTTAAAACCAGATTccttctaaattaattttattgaactttAAAGCTTTCCGttaacataacaaaatttccaGAAAGTATGTCTATCTTTGTTCTTTCgtaataaaatttttcttcctaattcGAACTGGGTGTCTCTCTTTCGTTTGTCAATTTTTGcaacataaaaattgaactaGGTTAGTTTTTGGGGgaaaaaaatactaatttattaGCATGTGTTTACTACTAAAAAACAACACTCGaatatcaatttaataattaacgTAGCTATCTACTTTGTGAATGTTTAAGTCTatatgggaaaaaaaaaagaagaaaagaaagagaaagaaagaatcaaAGTGTAGGATTAGATATGGAATAATCTGATGCAAGTAACCTTACCATTTGGAGACTCGtcatttgtgtttgaaaactcGTGATCTGTGTCTAGAAACTCGCTATCTGTGTCCAGTGACCAAAGCATTTGTAAACTGTCGTTCTCTGGAATAAAGTTGGCACCTGACTTCCAAAACTCACAGCCGGAGTCACTCTCGTACGCTGGAATCCCAAAAGCGATGCAATCGCAATCATTAATGCAAATACTGCGGCACTCAAACATGGTTAAGTTTCCACTTAGTTTGTAGTAATAATCAGAACCATTAATCCTCTCCAACTCGTAACCATTAATCTGCGAAATGTACGGACCATAGCCATGAGACAACTTATTCCTGCACTCCGGTATTTTGTCCAGCTCTCTCCACACACAAGCACCACGGATCTCATTCGAAGTCAAGAGGCAGGGAGAGTCATATATTTCATTGTTGATTCTAACATTCCCATTATTTTCTAATCTGATTTGGGATAAAATAAGTTCCCCTGACTCTCCGTGATAATATGAATTTCTATACAGAGAATATCCATTGGGTTCCCGGGCGTAGTAAATGAAATACGTTTCGTTCTCATTCGAAACTCGAACGAAATTGAATCCTTTATCTTTTTCCAAGAATTCGAACGAACCCTCTTTCCAATTCCCAGTCCTCCAAAGCAGTTCTCCTCGGACACAAACCACTAACTCATATGTATTGTTCGGATTCATTCCCAGACTCAAACCTCCCGGCTTCGGAGATTTATAGTTTCGCCATGATATTAATGACCAAGTGGAGTTAGTTTTGTGATTGATCCCAATTTTCATTCCGGGAAGCAGAGTATCTGTTGGATGATCAAAACTCTGCCACACAATCTGCTTTACTGACCCATCTCTGTTCAGCTCTCGTAGTACAAAGTTGCCGTTGTCTTGTAATATGGCGCTGCTGGTGGTCGGTTGTCCGCCATTGAAAAGTGAAAAGGAACAATTCCCACTTTGGATTTTCAAGCTGCCGTTGACGTCAATTGTGAGGCTGATCGAAGCAGAATTGTTGGGAAATGGGGAGTTTCGATTGGCTATCCAGATTGGTTTCTGGTCATTTGTGTTGTCGGAAATTCCCAAATAAATGGAATTAGAACTTGGAGGAATGTAAAATGCTAGAATAAAAGTGGCGGTGGATGAAATTAATTGAGAACCAATTGATAGGTGTTGGCCTTGAGCAAGAACATCATTTGCTAGTGTGGTGTGGCCATGGGAAAACTTGGCCATGAAAAGCGCTACAAAGAAACAGCAGAATAGAATTAAGAGTTGAGGAAATAGAAACATGGTTGTTTAGGTAAAAGCATATAATGATAGATTATTTCAATTATGTCCTAACACCACTTCCGTTTTTGATCTTATGAACTCAAATAATATGAACATAAGGGGGTCTCCATTTGTGTTACTTGGAAATATTAGATCATGAAAGGAACTTTTGGCTCGCCTTGACCCACCATCattgaaaaattcaaagcACTTCCAATATAAAATAGACTGAATTAGAAGTAGGGTGAATATCCTACTGAACATTCAACTCCGAAAATAATATCTAAGGTGTCTCTGTAGGTCTCTCtgcattttaaaaactattaaattacaacaaaagatacaaaagATAATGGTCAATTTGgtatagtttttctttcaatgatTAAATGCAGAGAACACCCTTAAAAACTCCCAAAGTCAGTCAATGCCTACATACTTCCTtttgattatattaaaatgtcTGTTTCTCcattaaaatacataaaccaTCTAATTGACTCATAGTCAATCCACAAGAAACGAATCAAGtctctcttattttttcttctttctttctttatttctccATTAAATACAAACCATCTAACTAGTGGGTTGGGATATTTACATTAtatgtacataaataaatgcaaaatcaacaaagttatatttcaaattctcACTTATGAccacataaaaaatatattatcttttcatgatatcttcttaattaatgaatttactgaaacatttaaagaaattttctaaatttttagatAATATAGGACTTTTCCACACACACAATACTTCCATGAAAAGTAGAAACTAAACctttcaaactaattaatgaGATCACGAGTTATCAAGGAATGAAATATATCCATGTCTTCTTGTtgaatatagtaaaataaagaaaaacaatctcAAACTAATTGCAATACAATAACAGTATAATATAATACTCCTACAACTTATGATGACAGACATAAAATAATGgcaatatattttaagttgattTGAGAACACATGAGGGCTTCATCTAGCAACCATCACTGAGACTGTCATTGCATTCGTTGAGTAAATGTCCAGTGTTGGTCCTACAGGTCGTATGAGCTCATTATTCACATCTTCGATTTCAGGTTCCGAGGAGTTTGGATTTTGAGCAACAAAAAAAGCTGGTTGTTTGGGAGATGGGAGTTGAGCATAATCGTTGCTGATCATGAAATAAATATCCAACATCGTCGGCATAAAAGACTGACATGGATACATCTTAAAGCTTTTGGTTTCTGATCAGAGTTGCACAAACCTGAATCAATGAGCTCTTCTCCTCTCCCATTCACCCATAATTCCCATGCCTGAAAATACAATAACCATATAGatattgtttaaaatcatTATAACTTAACTTCACAGACAAAAACAACGACCTTTCTACACTTACATATCCTATGAGATTGAGTGGTCGTTCTGTGTCAtaattattgtagttttttcgACTTGTTACGATCTCCAATAACAGTATTCCAAAGCTGTACACGTCTGACTTTATTGAGAAAATGCCCTCCATTGCATATTCCGGTGATATATAGCCACTACAGCATAGAATATTATTGTACATTTAACTTAGTTTTCTAATATAAACATCATCCCTGTGTTACTAAGAATTtataccatatatatatatatatatgtatatatataaaagattgaTCACTTACTATGTACCAACCACCCGACCTGTATTTGCTTCATGCTCTGATGGTTTGAACACTCTAGCCATACCAAAATCTGATATTTTTGCATTCATCTCATCATCAAGTAAGATATTGCTAACTTTTAAATCTCGATGAATTATTCGAACTCTTGAGTAGTGGTGAAGATAAAGTAATCCTTGAACTATCCCTTGAATAACATGTAAGCGTTTTTTCCAATCTAATATTAACTTCTTCTCCAAGTCTGCAAATACTCCCCAAccacagaaaaagaaaaacatatactATAAATGGATACATAGTAGAGAATAGTTGATAATCAAAGAGATCAAGACACtgtataattaaacaaacgtaaaaaaagactaatttacCAAAGAGGAAGAAATCAAGGCTTTTGTTGGGCATATACTCATAAACCAACAATTTCTCATCTTTATGAAGGCAGCAACCAATGAGCCTAACCAAATTAGTGTGTTGAAGTTTAGCAATCAaaatagtttcattcttaaaCTCAACCAATCCTTGTCCTGAATTCTTTGACAGTCTTTTAATGGCTACTTCTTGCCCATCTGTCATAACTCCCTGCAGtacaatataattaatcaataattgTTACAACccaaagtatatatatatacatatatattattaaaagattaaatcccatataataatatatataagctagagttaattaacttaatttataatatgtaTTACCTTATAAACAGGTCCAAAACCACCTTTTCCAAGCTTACATTCATCTCCAAAATTATTCGTAGCAGAAACTATGGTTTCAAAGTCAAAAAACTGCAATTCAGGATTCTTTTTCCAGTCTGTTATCTGTCTGATCATTATTCCTAATATCTTACAATCTTCGGTTATGACCCACATCCTACGTAGAAAACATTTCTTGAATTTTCCTATAACTGTGGGATTTAGAcacaaatacaataatatattgtcAAATTATTCatagtaattataatatatatccaatgaaaatttaaaataaaatgactgAAATAGATTTACCTTCGACTATTTGTGTTCTCCAATTTGCGTATATTATAAAACatagtagaagaaaaattgtagaaacGGCTAGACCGATAGTCACTTGCACCCAAACCTCCATTTTTCCTAagcaaattcaaaatcttaagTTAGCTAGATAGATATAGCAGCAGTTTCTACTgactataatatatattaagaaagtttgtttcttttttctttctcgaAGATTATTGATTGATCTTCATTCTTATAAtgattgtaattattttttcaaatatggttttgatatttttcataagaaaggaaaaccCCCAAAACCAAAgcatgaatatattttttcttagtaCATaagaaatagcaaaataataataatagttaagCCACAAAAGTAATAGCAAACATACCATAGTGTTGttgatatatacataaattaaaaggtTCATACATTGATATTAAATATCACAAACATATTTGGtatatcttttataaatactcataaataaataaaatgccATTTCTATTTAATCTAATATGGCTAGAAATGCTAATATTTTCTACTACATTTTCGAATTCACTATCTAAGTGTTTAAAATTagatgtaaaaagaaaaatgtttataaagaTTTATAAAGTTGTTCCATATGCGtccaaaggaaaaatattttgtcaccTCTTTTGCTACTGTAaatgctatttaaaatttgaattagatACGTGTGTTTACTATTTACTTCTAAACCAATTAAGTCGTCTACACATGAAGAAACttgagacattttaaaaaatagcaaaataaactaaaatatttacgaactatagtaaaaattttaattttttatatcaatgatagaaattgataaaattctatcaatgtcaTTGATAGAAACACATCggtgtctattattgatataatctaaaattttttgctatatctggtaaatattttgtcaaatttgtttttttttttttttacaatttcccATAATACCTCACTCTTTCGTTCAAAtactttcttaattattaatcttagactaagtttttgaaaattttttactCGTAAATATGCATCAATGTTGATAagaaatctattaattaatttatgagtaaaaatgaaattttagtatGGAAATTGTAATGAAATTAGGTGTTAAATCAGAAGTTTGATGTAAACTAACTTAATTACCGTTTCTATAGTTACATGGATAGGGGTGTGGACTTGGCGCCGGAGGGTCCGACGACTCTTCTCCGTTTAGAAACCAACCCTCTCTTTCACCTTCATCCATCACAATAATCTTGGCTCCTGACTTCCATATCTCACACCCGCCGTTCCCATCTTCTTGTTTGCTAACACCGAAACCGATGCAATCACAATCATAAATGCAAATTATTTCGCATTCAAATCTCGTTAAGTTTGTGTCCttgtaagaagaagaagaagaaacattaATGGTATCTTCCAATGTGTGAACAAACATCGTCTTAAAGGCCACTCCATTAGGGTACAACCAATTCCTACACCGAGGCATTTTGTGCTGCTTTTTCCACACGCACCCTTCGTTATCTTTTTCCAACAATGGGCAAATAGAGTGCTCAAAATCTTCATTATTCATATTCATCCTCAAATTCCCATCTTCTTTCAATCTCAATTGGGTTTGTATCACACTTGTTGATTCTGCCCTGTAGTTGTTGTTGAAAGAGAAGTAAATCAAATACGTTTCGTTCTCATTCGAAACTCTATTGAAATTGATTCCTTTATTGTTTTCCAGGAATTCGAACGAACCGTCTTTCCAATTCCCACTCCTCCAAAACAAATCATCTCGGATGAACATCACTAACTCGAACGTATTGTTTGGATTCATTCCCAGTCTGAAAGCTCCAGGCTTCGGAGATTCCTCGTTTCTCCATGATGTTAATGACCAAGTGGAGTTAGTTCTGTAATTGATCCCAATTTTCATTCCGGGAAGCAGAGTATCTGTTGGATGATCAAAGCTTTGCCACAAAATTCCCTTTACTGATCCATCTCTGTTCAGCTCTCGCAATATGAAATTGCCGTCGTCTTGTAAAACTGCGCTGCTGCTGGTGGTTGATTGTCCGACATCAAagagtgaaaagaaaaaactcccATTTTGTATTATCAAGCTGCCGTTGGCGTCGACGACGAGGCCCATCGAAGCAGAATTGTTGGCAAATATTGGAGAGTTTGGATTGGCAATCCAGATTGGCTTCTGGTGATTAGAGTTATAGGAAATTCCCAAATAAGTGGCATTATTCAAAGAGTCGGGATTGTAAAATCCTAAGACAAAGATGCCAGTGGGTGAGATTAACTGAGACCCAAACCTCAGTTCTTGGCCTTGAGTAAGTACATTATAGGCCATTGTAGACTGAACCTGGGAACTCTCCGCCATTACAACCGCTACAAAGCAACACCAGAATGCAACAAAGTTCATGGCTTTGTTAAGCGTATTATGATACATTTCAAAGATGTCCCATAACCACTTCCGTTTTTCGTTTTTATGGACTCGAATAATATCAACAAATTGAGTGATATCCATATCAGTAAATTGGAAATATCATGAAGAAACTTTTGGGCCGCCTTGACCCACCATCATTGGAAAATTCATAGGCTTCCAATAGGAAAAAGACTGAATTAGGATAGGACTCCAAACAAAGTCCTTCATCTCCACCaaatttttagttcatttctaaacacacacaaaaaaaaaactcctttttatttaaggttactttaataatttatggATTTTCATTTGCCTTGCATGCAGGGCAAACTGAATGTTAATAATGACGGTTGTGCCCTACACATTTTacacaaatgacaaaaacgaaGTTCATCTCACGAAATTTTACATGtacaaatgacaaaaacgaaGTTCATCCCACGAATAATAGATGCGTATACTGTCATAAGTTctataattaatgatatgCATTTGATCCAGTATTAAGATTCATTTAATAGGCTTAACTGATTTACTTGTTAGATTCGATCCTTTATACTACTAATTATACACTTGTGTGATGTGGAATTAATACACTATTAAGATActtcaaaattgtttgttaTGTAATGATATGActtttgatatgtttttttttttatataaacttGAAAGTTATTTGGTATTTAatagggatagttgcaaacaTATATAGCAATTAGAATCAACGTATTAgtatatatagtaatatttttttaaaaaatagaaataaaacaaaatctgtCAATgtctattaaaatataaatctatgACTGATAGATCAAGTtacaaatattgatctattattaatagacaTTAGATTTTATTAGCGATTATAAGTTTATCGGTAATAtaagtctatatatatatatatatacaaatttaaaaaatggaatagAAAAGTATTCCTTGCAACAATTGTCTCTTCCATTTTGTCTCTTTCTAATGTTGTGCCATGAAttggaaaagaataatattaaagtttgattagatGTTTATGCGAATGAGacttatataagaaaataacaactccaacacttctttttctttttatgatgTTAAcaagtgataaaaaaaattgaatatatgtcaacatgagcttagctcaacttGTATGTATGAACTTATGGACATGAGGTCTTGGGTTTATATCCCCACCCgtgaatatatatttgtgtggataactgttttaattttaggtattCGTTGTGccatatttaaaaacaatggttaaaatatatacaaattaagagtcttggaagaaagccGAACGCAAAGCATCTAACGTTATgttccaagactccaactttaAGAACATTATTGTGTGCTCCGCTTTCTTCCAAGATTCTTTAAGAATATGCTTTCTTCTTAGACTCCGTACATCAAGCATGCACATTCAAAATAGAATCAAAGTAATAGAGATCAAACCACATCATAttcaaatcaatataaatacaatacCAATCAATTCAacgaataattttttttttagaaatctCGTGCGATCAATTTCATAAAGATATTTATGAATTACTCTTAACTAGCTAGCAACATGGTATCATCCCAGGTAGCATTTGTTCATGGAAAGTTAGAGTATATAATTGAGGAATATTTTAACGTGGAGTGACCGGGGTAAAATATAACACGTCTGTTTGAACATATGTTAtagaatttttctatattaaggACAGATCTTTTGTTCAACTCTCTCAATCAGTCCGTCCCTTTcttgaattaattttctagTAACGGCTCGTGGCTCAATCAAGACCACCATTGTTGATTGAAGTCATTGtgtttttttcgttttttgcTTTTACTTTTCCCAAATACCAACTTCTAAGTATtcttgcaaaataaaaaactcaactgataaaaatcaaaagacaaacaaaagCGAATTAGTTTTGGTAAAATGGCGATTGGGAATGGAATTACAACTCTTACTGCTATTATTGCTTTATAATCCTGTTTCTTTTGTCCAGTTTTCCCTCAGTTGGTGTCACTATTATGGAAGATCATAACAAGTCGGAAAAACTACCACAATTATGACACATAACGATGGCTCGATCTTATTGATTTGGGTTTGTGCAATAACAGTGATGTAAGTGCGAAGAAGGCTCTAAGGTGCATTCATGTTAGTCTTTTGTGTGTGCAACAAAATTCCGGTGGATAGGCCAACAATGTTGGAGGTTTATTTCatgattaataataatgattcaACTCAACTTCCCATCTTTCAAACAGCCTGCTTTTTTTTGTAGCTCAAAACCCTAATTCATCTGAAATAGAAGTATAAAAAAAGGTGGTGGAGGAGTGTACTACTGGGCTCATAAACCAACTTCACAaccaaaacaacaaatttgttcGTTGAGTACAATGTCCGTTTCAGTGACGGTTGCTAGCAGGTGAGGCCACTGTGCTCATTGTTTAGGAAAAGGCATGACTAGTGACACATTTGCactacattattatattttcatttagcACAATAATGATGGCCAAGAGATTCAAATCATAGACTTTTTAATCGTTAAcatatattgttgtttattattattattatcgtcATGGGTAtgctaaacaaaaatattattactacACATTTTCTACTAGTTTTCCTAAAATAGTGTGTTTATCATAACATAAATAGACAAAAATGATAGTCTAGTTCATCATTGACAAGATTgtgatgttttattttttttaaaaaaaaaaatagttctaTTTGAAATTAcccttttatttaattttaaaatttactcaTTTGTCCAACTACTTGCAATACAATAATGGTAAAACACTACTACAGAACTATTATGACAGACATAAAGTGAGAATATTAAGTTGATTTGAGACACAATGATCGATCAGGGCTTCACCTAGCAACCATCGTTGAGAGTGTCATAGAATTCAATGAATAAATTTCCGGCGTCGTTGGTTCTATGGGTCGTATGAGTTCACTATCCACCTCTTCCATTTCCCGTTCGAAGGAACTTGGGTTTTGAGCAATAAAAAAAGCAGGTTGTTTGGGAGATGGAAGTTGAGCGGAATCATTGTTGATCATGAAATAAATATCCAACATCGTCGGCCTATTCCCTGGGATTTGTTGAACACATAGAAGACTAACATGAATGCACCTTAGGGCCTTTGCTTTTTGATCATCAGAATTGCATAAACCCAAGTCAATCAGCTCTTCTCCTCTCCCATTCACCCACAATTCCCATGCctgaaaaatacaaacattatcatttttaattcacaCACAcattcataaacaaaaacagacAACCCTTTCTAGCTTACATATCCTATGAGGTTAAGTGGTCGTTCTGTGTCATAATTGTGGTAGTTCTTTTGACTTGTTATGATCTCCAACAATAGTATTCCAAAACTGTATACATCAgactttattgaaaaaataccCTCCATTGCATATTCTGGTG
Coding sequences within:
- the LOC101219965 gene encoding G-type lectin S-receptor-like serine/threonine-protein kinase At1g67520 yields the protein MFLFPQLLILFCCFFVALFMAKFSHGHTTLANDVLAQGQHLSIGSQLISSTATFILAFYIPPSSNSIYLGISDNTNDQKPIWIANRNSPFPNNSASISLTIDVNGSLKIQSGNCSFSLFNGGQPTTSSAILQDNGNFVLRELNRDGSVKQIVWQSFDHPTDTLLPGMKIGINHKTNSTWSLISWRNYKSPKPGGLSLGMNPNNTYELVVCVRGELLWRTGNWKEGSFEFLEKDKGFNFVRVSNENETYFIYYAREPNGYSLYRNSYYHGESGELILSQIRLENNGNVRINNEIYDSPCLLTSNEIRGACVWRELDKIPECRNKLSHGYGPYISQINGYELERINGSDYYYKLSGNLTMFECRSICINDCDCIAFGIPAYESDSGCEFWKSGANFIPENDSLQMLWSLDTDSEFLDTDHEFSNTNDESPNGKWKVWVQITVALTIPATFLLLCFIIYTKWRTQIFKAIGKVKKGFLRGMGMISEGYNILRIMIIQIRDGKKNPELQFFDFETILSATNNFGEECKLGQGGFGPVYKGVLTDGQEVAIKRLSKNSGQGLVEFKNETILIAKLQHTNLVRLIGCCLHKEEKLLVYEYMPNKSLDFFLFDSEKKLIFDWEKRLHVVQGIVQGLLYLHCYSRVRIIHRDLKVSNILLDDEMNAKISDFGMARVFKPSDNEANTSRVVGTHGYISPEYAMEGIFSIKSDVYSFGILLLEIITSQKNYHNYDTERPLNLIGYAWELWVNGRGEELIDLGLCNSDDQKAKALRCIHVSLLCVQQIPGNRPTMLDIYFMINNDSAQLPSPKQPAFFIAQSPSSSQREIEEVDSETHTTHRSNLFIEFYDTLNDGCKVQP